The genomic DNA ATTTTTCATGAATTTTTCTGCAAGAGTTTGAATTCTCTTAGGCATTGTAGCTGAGAAAAGTAAAGTTTGGCGTTCTTCAGGAATATCACTTAAAATTCTCTCGATATCTTCGATGAAGCCCATGTTTAGCATTTCATCTGCTTCATCTAGGACAACCATTTTAATATTATTTAGACGAATTGTTCTTCTGTCTAAATGGTCAATTAGTCGTCCAGGTGTTGCAGCAATGATTTGTGGTCGGTTTTTTAATGATCGAATTTGGCGATTAATATCTTGACCACCATAAATCGGAAGTGTACGAATTCCTTTTACTTGCCCAATTCGGTTTAATTCTTCAGCCACCTGAACGGCTAGTTCACGTGTAGGAGCTAATACAAGGCCTTGAATACCCTCTTGTAAATCCATCTTTTCTAGTAATGGAACACCAAACGCTGTTGTTTTTCCTGTTCCTGTTTGCGCTTGTCCAATCATGTCTCTTCCTTGAAGAGCGATCGGAATCGCTTGTGCTTGTATCGGTGTTGGTTCTTCAAACCCCATATTGGATACTGCTTTTTGTAATTCACTACTTAGACCAAAATCTGAAAATGTTGTCAAAGTTTTTTTTCCTCCTTAATTTTAAACACATATATCATTATTTTGTACTTAGAATTATATTTTAAAGTTTTTTTTTGTAATTTTTTTTGAGTGAAGGAATGATCGCGAGAGAATAAAACGGAGTTAATTATCATGGTTTCATTCCAAAGAAAAAGGTGATGCTTATATCAATGCATCACCTTAAATGACTCAATATATTAAGCTTTTTGAACGTTAGAAGCTTGTGGTCCACGGTTTCCTTCAACGATTTCGAAAGTAACTTCTTGGCCTTCTTCTAAAGTTTTGAAGCCTTCTGATTGGATTGCTGAGAAGTGTACGAATACATCTTGACCTTCAGCTGATTCGATGAATCCGAAACCTTTTTCTGCATTAAACCATTTTACTTTACCTGTGTTCATGTGTAAAACCTCCAAAAAATTGTTCACCATAAGTACTAAATATATAGATCAAAATCGTAAAAAGCCGTAACTAGCAAGGAAGGGAAGAAAATCGACCACATCCTGCAGTTACGACCACTTAACCAAAAATATATACCGAACTTTATAGCGTTAAACTCATATTAATCCAATATGCCGAATAAGTCAAGAAGATTAATTGGATTGAACTACTTCATTTTCTGCTTTTGACTACAACGTGCGCTCCGCTGAATCAACTGTATGCTTTAAAAGCATAGCAATTGTTACTGGACCAACACCACCAGGCACTGGGGTAATAGCCGATGCTTTCTCAAAACATGAATCGTATTCTACATCTCCAATGTTTCCTGGGTTATAACCAGCATCTAAAATCACTGATCCTTCCTTCACCCAATCACCCTTAATAAAGTTAGGCTTACCTACTGCAGCAACAACAATATCAGCTTGTTTCACAATGTCTGGTAAGTTGTTTGTATATGAATGGCATGTAGTTACCGTAGCATTTTCATTTAATAATAAAGCCGAAACTGGCTTACCAAGAATTGGACTTCTCCCAACAACTACGGCATGCTTTCCTTGTACAGGAATTCCGTATTCTTTAATAATTGTTAAAATGGCAGCTGGCGTACAAGAAGGAAATACACCAAATCCTAATGCTGTTTGTCCATAACCAAAGCTAGTTACACCATCAACGTCCTTTTCAATGCTGATTGTATCGAACGCCTTTCTTTCATCAACATGCTCAGGCACTGGGTGCTGAAGGAGAATACCATTTACATTCTCATCGTTATTTAACTCGGTAATTGTGGCCAAAAGCTCCTCAGTAGTTGTGGTAGCTGGTAAATGAATTCTTTTTGAAACAATCCCTAACTTCTCACATGCATTTCCCTTCATC from Robertmurraya sp. FSL R5-0851 includes the following:
- a CDS encoding bifunctional 5,10-methylenetetrahydrofolate dehydrogenase/5,10-methenyltetrahydrofolate cyclohydrolase gives rise to the protein MVANKVKNSLKERVEKLKEAGVTPCLATILVGDDPSSATYVKMKGNACEKLGIVSKRIHLPATTTTEELLATITELNNDENVNGILLQHPVPEHVDERKAFDTISIEKDVDGVTSFGYGQTALGFGVFPSCTPAAILTIIKEYGIPVQGKHAVVVGRSPILGKPVSALLLNENATVTTCHSYTNNLPDIVKQADIVVAAVGKPNFIKGDWVKEGSVILDAGYNPGNIGDVEYDSCFEKASAITPVPGGVGPVTIAMLLKHTVDSAERTL
- a CDS encoding cold-shock protein is translated as MNTGKVKWFNAEKGFGFIESAEGQDVFVHFSAIQSEGFKTLEEGQEVTFEIVEGNRGPQASNVQKA